In the Bacillus sp. HSf4 genome, CGTCGTCTACGTCGCCGTTGATAATCCGAAAGGAACGATTCAATTCGGTGGTACGGTTGCGGCCCCGATCGTCGGAAATATCATGAGAGACAGCCTGCCGCAGCTCGGCGTCGAAAAGAGAAAAGACCAGATCGAGCGCAAATATCAATGGCTGGACAAAAAAATGGTCGAGGTTCCGAACCTTATAGGGCTGTCTGTGACAGAACTGGAACCTTTGCTCTTAGATTTTAAGCTGAAATCTTCCGGAGAAGGCGATGTCGTAGTTCAGCAATCTCCCAAACCGGGAGAGAAAGTAAAAGAAGGTTCAACCATCCGCATCTATCTTGACGAGCAGGATGAAAAGCAAGGGAAGCAGGATAAAAAAGAAAGCCAGGATTGACATGGCGATAGAAACGAAACGGCGGCCGGAGATGGCCGGCTGCCTGTTTCACGCTAAAAAATATAGAGATTTTACAGGATTAGCTGGATGTCTTCTCTTTTTTACGCTAAAATATGAACTGTATGTCCGCATGAAGTCCGTGCGGGAAATCAGGCAGCAATCGATATAAAAGATATAAAAACGAATTTGGAATGAAGAGAACTAGGAGAGGTTTGATACGATGAAATTAACAAAGCTACTTACATATTTAAAAAACGAACCTTCCTTTAACAGCCAAGAAGACCCTGAAATAACTTCAATTGAGATGGACTCCAGGGAAGTCAAAACAGGGAGTCTTTTTGTTTGTATAAAAGGGTATACAGTTGATGGACACGACTATGTCAAGCAGGCGGTTGAAAACGGCGCGCAAGCGATAGTGGCGGAAAGGCAAGTGGAGGCGGCAGTTCCCGTCATCATCGTCCGCCATTCGAAAAGAGCGCTTGCCGTTTTATCAGATGCTTTTTACGGGCAGCCGACAAAGCAACTGAGACTGATCGGCATCACCGGCACAAACGGCAAAACATCGACCTCCCATATGGCCGAAGAGATTTTCAGAAAGGCGGGCAGCCGCACAGGGCTGATCGGGACGATGTACACGAAAATCAACGATGAAACATTCGATGCGAAAAATACGACGCCGGAAAGCGTCACACTTCAAAAAACGTTTAAAAAAATGGTTGACCAAGATGTGGATACAGCCATCATGGAAGTTTCTTCTCACGCTCTCCATATGGGCCGGGTGCACGGCTGTGATTACGATATCGCCGCATTTACAAACCTGACGCAGGATCACCTCGATTATCATCAAACAATGGAAGAATATAAACATGCGAAAAGCCTGCTTTTCTCCCAGCTGGGCGGCTCCTTTAACCATGAAAAACCAAAGTGGGCCGTTTTAAACGCAGATGACCCGGCTTCAGCATATTTTGCCCAGGTGACAGCAGCACACCTTTTGACTTACGGCATTGAAAACGATGCCGATATCAAGGCCGAAAACATCAGGATGGCGCCGAAAGGGACAACCTTTGATCTTGTGACACCAAAAGGAACGGGACGGGTGACAATTCCTCTTGTCGGCCGGTTCAACGTCTATAATGTGTTGGCTGCGGCGGCTATCGCGATTGCGGCGGACATTTCATTCGATGTGATTACGAAAGGAATTGAAGGGCTGAGAGGTGTCAGGGGAAGATTTGAGCTGGTGGACGCCGGCCAGGATTTTCCGGTGATCGTCGACTACGCCCATACACCGGACAGCCTCGAAAACGTCCTCAACACATGCAGAGGGATGACGGAAGGCAAGCTCTTTGTCGTCGTCGGCTGCGGAGGGGACCGGGATAAGACAAAGCGCCCGAAAATGGCGAAAATCGCCGCTGAACTGGCCGATGAGCCGGTGTTTACAGCGGACAACCCGAGAAGTGAAAACCCGCTCGCCATTTTGAACGATATGGAAGAAGGCGTGAAAGGTGCTTACTATCACAGCATCGTCAACCGGGAGCAGGCGATCTTTTTTGCGATTGCCAACGCTAAAAAAGGCGACGTTGTCCTGATTGCCGGCAAGGGCCATGAGACCTATCAGCAGATCGGCGGCCAAACATTCGATTTTGATGATGCAGAAGTGGCGAAACGGGCCATTCTTGAACTGAAATAAAAGAAAAAGAATTACAGGAAAGAGTTGTTAAAGTGATGGAAGCGTTCAAAATAAATCAACATATGAAAAAAAACAGTGAATATGATAGATGCGTATGCAGCTTCTTAAAAACTGGCGATGGCGCGGAAAGGGGAGGAGCACAATGCTGGAGCAAGTGATTTTATTTACGATTATCATGGGCTTTTTAATCAGCGTTCTTTTGTCTCCGATCTTCATCCCGTTTTTAAGAAGGCTTAAATTTGGCCAAAGCATTCGCGAAGAAGGTCCGAAATCCCACCAAAAAAAATCGGGAACACCGACAATGGGCGGTGTGATGATCATTTTATCGATCATTGCCACAACGATCGTGATGACGATGAAATTTTCCGAAGTCAGCATGAACATGTTCCTGCTGCTGTTTGTCACGATTGGCTACGGACTTCTCGGCTTTTTGGATGATTATATAAAAGTGGTGATGAAGCGGAATCTCGGCTTGACATCCAGACAGAAGCTGATCGGCCAAATCATCATCGCCGCGGTGTTTTATGCCGTCTACTATGCTCAGGGAATGCCGACCACCATCCGCATTCCGGGAACTGATGCTTCGTTTGATTTCGGCTGGGGCTACCTGATTCTCGTCATCTTTATGCTTGTTGGCGGCTCAAACGCTGTCAACTTGACAGACGGGCTTGACGGGCTTTTATCGGGGACGGCGGCGATCGCTTTCGGCGCCTTTGCGATTTTGGCGTGGAATCAAGGGCAATACGATGTCGCGATCTTCTCGGTTGCCGTTGTCGGCGCTGTGCTTGGATTTCTTGTCTTCAATGCCCATCCCGCAAAGGTTTTTATGGGCGATACGGGTTCGCTCGCCTTAGGGGGAGCGATTGTGACGATCGCGATCTTAACGAAATTGGAAATCCTTTTGGTTATCATCGGCGGTGTATTCGTCATTGAAACCCTTTCTGTCATTCTGCAAGTGATTTCTTTCAAAACGACTGGCAGAAGAATCTTTAAAATGAGCCCTCTTCATCATCACTATGAGCTTGTCGGCTGGTCGGAGTGGAGAGTCGTCGTGACATTTTGGACAGCGGGTCTCTTGCTTGCCGTCTTAGGAATTTACATCGAGGTGTGGTTATAAGTGGTTACTCAAGATCTATTGCAAAATCAAAACGTGCTTGTATTGGGGCTGGCGAAAAGCGGTTATGCGGCTGCTTCGATCCTGCACGAAAAAGGCGTCAACGTTGTCGTCAACGATCAAAAGCCTTTTGAAGAAAACGAACCTGCACAAATTCTCGCCGAAAAAGGCGTTAAGGTGGTCTGCGGCACCCATCCGACAGAGCTTTTCGACCTCCATTCGATCGACATTCTCATTAAAAATCCGGGAATCCGCTATGAAAATGTGATGGTTGAAGAAGCCCTGAAAAGGGGGGTTCCCGTCTGGACGGAGGTCGAGCTCGCCTATCATCTCACAGATGCGCCTTTTATCGGGATTACCGGATCTAATGGTAAAACGACAACAACTACACTCGTTTATGAAATGCTGAAAGCCGATTCGAAAAAAGCGCTCGTTGCGGGAAATATCGGCACAGCGGCAAGCGAAGTGGCAAATCAAACCCGCGGCGATGAGTGGATTGTGACAGAGCTCTCTTCCTTTCAGCTGATGGGGACGTATCAATTCAGGCCGAAAATCGGTTTATTGTTAAACGTATTTGATGCCCATCTGGATTATCACCATTCTCGAAAAAATTACGAGCTTGCCAAACAGCAGATCTACCGAAACCAATCGGAAACAGATGTTGCCGTTGTTAATTTGGACGATGATACAGTCGTCCGGCTGGCGGAATGTTCACAAGCGAAGAAAATCTTTTTCTCAGTCCGGCAAATCGTAGAGCGCGGCGCCTGTGTCAAAGACGGAATGATCATGTTTAACAATGAACAAATCATGCCGCTAAAAGACGTTGTTTTGCCAGGAGAGCACAATCTGGAAAACATTTTGGCAGCCCTTTGTATCGTAAAGACGGCAGGGGTGTCGAACGAGGCTGTCCGCCAAGTGCTGACGACCTTCACAGGGGTTAAACATAGAATGCAGTACGTGGCAACGGTCAAAAACAGAATGTTTTACAATGACAGCAAAGCGACGAACATCCTGGCGACGAAAAAAGCGCTCTCCGCTTTCAAGAAGCCGGTGATTCTCCTTTGCGGGGGGCTTGACCGCGGAAATGAGTTTGATGAATTAAAGCCGCACATGTCTTATGTCAAAGCGATCATAACCTTCGGCGAAACCGCGCCCAAGTTTGAAAAGCTGGCGGAAGATATGGGAATACAACAGGTGAAACGTGTCGATAATGTTGAACAGGCAGCATACGCGGCGTTCAGCCTGTCAGACGAAGGTGATGTCATTCTCCTTTCCCCGGCATGTGCAAGCTGGGATCAGTACAAAACATTTGAAGAACGTGGTGACATGTTTGTAAACGCCGTGCATATGCTTAAATAAGGGCTTGTCTTTACCGTAAAAGCCCTAAGAAATAAAGCTTGGGGTGTTCGGCTTTGCAAACAAAAAAAACGTCACCGGATTTTTTATTGGTTATCATTACGTTATTACTGCTAGCGATCGGACTGATCATGGTATACAGCGCCAGTGCGGTATGGGCGACACACAAATACGATGACTCCTTTTTCTTTGCCAAACGGCAGCTTTTGTTTGCCGGCATCGGGGTCATCGCCATGTTTTTTATCATGACCGTCGACTACTGGACATGGAGGACTTACGCGAAGATTCTGATCATCGTCTGCTTCTTTCTTTTGGCGATCGTTCTGATTCCGGGAATCGGAATGGAGCGGAACGGCTCGCGGAGCTGGATCGGTGTCGGCGCTTTCAGCATACAGCCGTCCGAGTTTATGAAGCTCGCGATGATTGCCTTTTTGGCAAAATTTCTTTCTGAGAAGCAAAAGAATATCACATCGTTCAGAAAAGGTTTTATGCCGGCGCTCGGCATTGTCTTTTCCGCCTTTTTGATCATCATGATGCAGCCTGACCTCGGGACTGGCACGGTGATGGTGGGAACGTGCATCATCATGATATTTGTGGCGGGGGCGAGAATTTCGCACTTTGTTTTTCTCGGTCTGATCGGCCTCAGCGGATTTATCGGCCTCGTTCTGTCGGCGCCGTACAGGATTAAACGGATTACATCATATTTAAATCCTTGGGAAGATCCTTTAGGAAGCGGCTTTCAGATCATCCAGTCGCTGTATGCAGTCGGCCCCGGCGGGCTCTTTGGCCTCGGACTCGGCCAAAGCAGACAAAAGTTCTTTTATTTGCCTGAGCCGCAGACGGACTTTATCTTCGCCATATTATCGGAAGAGCTCGGATTCATCGGAGGATCGCTCATTCTATTGCTCTTCAGCGTGCTTTTATGGAGAGGGATCAGAATTGCGCTTGGGGCGCCCGACTTGTACGGCAGCTTTGTCGCCGTCGGCGTCATTTCAATGATTGCGATCCAGGTGATGATCAATATTGGCGTCGTGACCGGACTGATTCCTGTAACGGGCATTACGCTGCCGTTTTTAAGCTATGGAGGGTCATCGCTGACCTTGATGCTGATGGCGGTCGGCGTGCTGCTCAATGTCAGCAGATATTCAAGATATTAGTCCCATTAAGCCATTTGCCGATAACCCTGTTGCCAAAAGCAGGGTTATCGGCATGTACATATGAAAATAAGGGGGAAAACAGATGCGGATCGTTGTAAGCGGAGGCGGCACGGGGGGCCACATATACCCCGCGCTTGCGTTTATTAAAGAAGTCAGACAGCATCATCCTGATGTGGAATTTTTATATATCGGAACGGAAAAAGGGCTGGAGAAAAACATCGTCGAACGGGAAAATATTCCCTTCAAAGCGATTGAAATCACAGGCTTTAAACGAAAACTGTCATTTGAAAATGTGAAAACCGTCATCCGCTTTTTAAAAGGTGTTAAAGAGTGCAAAAAAGAATTAAAGCGGTTCAAACCGGACGCGGTGATCGGCACCGGCGGC is a window encoding:
- the murD gene encoding UDP-N-acetylmuramoyl-L-alanine--D-glutamate ligase, coding for MVTQDLLQNQNVLVLGLAKSGYAAASILHEKGVNVVVNDQKPFEENEPAQILAEKGVKVVCGTHPTELFDLHSIDILIKNPGIRYENVMVEEALKRGVPVWTEVELAYHLTDAPFIGITGSNGKTTTTTLVYEMLKADSKKALVAGNIGTAASEVANQTRGDEWIVTELSSFQLMGTYQFRPKIGLLLNVFDAHLDYHHSRKNYELAKQQIYRNQSETDVAVVNLDDDTVVRLAECSQAKKIFFSVRQIVERGACVKDGMIMFNNEQIMPLKDVVLPGEHNLENILAALCIVKTAGVSNEAVRQVLTTFTGVKHRMQYVATVKNRMFYNDSKATNILATKKALSAFKKPVILLCGGLDRGNEFDELKPHMSYVKAIITFGETAPKFEKLAEDMGIQQVKRVDNVEQAAYAAFSLSDEGDVILLSPACASWDQYKTFEERGDMFVNAVHMLK
- the spoVE gene encoding stage V sporulation protein E; the encoded protein is MQTKKTSPDFLLVIITLLLLAIGLIMVYSASAVWATHKYDDSFFFAKRQLLFAGIGVIAMFFIMTVDYWTWRTYAKILIIVCFFLLAIVLIPGIGMERNGSRSWIGVGAFSIQPSEFMKLAMIAFLAKFLSEKQKNITSFRKGFMPALGIVFSAFLIIMMQPDLGTGTVMVGTCIIMIFVAGARISHFVFLGLIGLSGFIGLVLSAPYRIKRITSYLNPWEDPLGSGFQIIQSLYAVGPGGLFGLGLGQSRQKFFYLPEPQTDFIFAILSEELGFIGGSLILLLFSVLLWRGIRIALGAPDLYGSFVAVGVISMIAIQVMINIGVVTGLIPVTGITLPFLSYGGSSLTLMLMAVGVLLNVSRYSRY
- the mraY gene encoding phospho-N-acetylmuramoyl-pentapeptide-transferase, giving the protein MLEQVILFTIIMGFLISVLLSPIFIPFLRRLKFGQSIREEGPKSHQKKSGTPTMGGVMIILSIIATTIVMTMKFSEVSMNMFLLLFVTIGYGLLGFLDDYIKVVMKRNLGLTSRQKLIGQIIIAAVFYAVYYAQGMPTTIRIPGTDASFDFGWGYLILVIFMLVGGSNAVNLTDGLDGLLSGTAAIAFGAFAILAWNQGQYDVAIFSVAVVGAVLGFLVFNAHPAKVFMGDTGSLALGGAIVTIAILTKLEILLVIIGGVFVIETLSVILQVISFKTTGRRIFKMSPLHHHYELVGWSEWRVVVTFWTAGLLLAVLGIYIEVWL
- a CDS encoding UDP-N-acetylmuramoyl-L-alanyl-D-glutamate--2,6-diaminopimelate ligase, yielding MKLTKLLTYLKNEPSFNSQEDPEITSIEMDSREVKTGSLFVCIKGYTVDGHDYVKQAVENGAQAIVAERQVEAAVPVIIVRHSKRALAVLSDAFYGQPTKQLRLIGITGTNGKTSTSHMAEEIFRKAGSRTGLIGTMYTKINDETFDAKNTTPESVTLQKTFKKMVDQDVDTAIMEVSSHALHMGRVHGCDYDIAAFTNLTQDHLDYHQTMEEYKHAKSLLFSQLGGSFNHEKPKWAVLNADDPASAYFAQVTAAHLLTYGIENDADIKAENIRMAPKGTTFDLVTPKGTGRVTIPLVGRFNVYNVLAAAAIAIAADISFDVITKGIEGLRGVRGRFELVDAGQDFPVIVDYAHTPDSLENVLNTCRGMTEGKLFVVVGCGGDRDKTKRPKMAKIAAELADEPVFTADNPRSENPLAILNDMEEGVKGAYYHSIVNREQAIFFAIANAKKGDVVLIAGKGHETYQQIGGQTFDFDDAEVAKRAILELK